In one window of Paracoccus saliphilus DNA:
- a CDS encoding NAD(P)/FAD-dependent oxidoreductase, with protein sequence MLFSNSAIAQLNHHGRSNLVSIFAPDYREEPYWWMAAPPSGEDVTASVPGPVKADVAIVGGGITGLTAALFLARGGADVIVVDSGEIGGGAARMNAGFLGRTLKRSIGWLDKHVGSEYAVRVYRELDEALKGIESLVNSEQIECHRRTCGRLISANSEPHLRHLIKDMEEMKHRLGFDYEVVSKSDLHSELASDCYFGGVVVPDLGSIHPGLYHSGLLKRGKEAGVRFLERAAVLTIDSNGGRKSVRTERGEISATQVIVATNGYTPRNLKWFARRLVPFRGFITATEILPSELIDKVLPKRRTYLDTKMGIDFIRSAPDSERILFGGLTGRLNSTSTSLVPALYRRMTRIMPDLEGVKISRSWTGFCAGTFDFMPHMGIHDGIHYALGYNFAGVPLGTHFGRKLASRILGKGGGSSAFDIEKFPTLPLFNGTGLVAPLAMQYFNLHDRWITKGK encoded by the coding sequence ATGCTTTTCTCCAACTCCGCGATTGCCCAGCTCAATCATCATGGAAGGTCTAATCTCGTGAGTATATTCGCTCCCGATTACCGTGAAGAGCCTTACTGGTGGATGGCCGCGCCGCCGTCCGGAGAAGATGTCACGGCCTCTGTGCCAGGGCCGGTGAAAGCCGACGTGGCGATCGTCGGAGGCGGTATCACTGGCTTGACGGCAGCACTCTTTCTTGCGCGCGGAGGGGCGGACGTGATCGTTGTCGACTCCGGCGAGATCGGCGGCGGTGCGGCACGCATGAACGCAGGCTTTCTCGGACGCACGTTGAAGAGGTCAATCGGATGGCTGGATAAGCACGTCGGTTCCGAGTATGCGGTTCGAGTCTATCGTGAGTTAGACGAGGCGCTGAAGGGTATCGAAAGCCTGGTCAACAGCGAGCAGATTGAATGCCATCGTCGCACCTGTGGCCGGCTTATATCGGCCAATTCCGAGCCGCACCTGCGACACCTGATCAAAGACATGGAAGAGATGAAGCACCGCCTTGGCTTTGATTATGAGGTGGTTAGCAAATCGGACCTGCATTCGGAGCTGGCTTCCGATTGTTATTTCGGCGGTGTAGTCGTTCCTGATCTCGGATCGATCCATCCGGGACTCTACCATTCCGGCTTGCTAAAACGGGGCAAAGAGGCGGGTGTGCGCTTCCTGGAGCGCGCCGCGGTGCTCACAATAGACTCCAACGGCGGACGCAAGAGCGTACGGACCGAGAGGGGAGAAATTTCTGCGACGCAGGTCATCGTTGCAACCAATGGCTACACCCCTCGAAACTTGAAATGGTTCGCGAGGCGACTGGTTCCCTTCCGAGGCTTCATTACGGCGACGGAAATTCTGCCATCTGAACTGATCGACAAAGTGCTGCCCAAACGCCGGACATATCTCGATACAAAAATGGGGATCGATTTCATCCGGTCCGCGCCGGATTCTGAACGCATCCTATTCGGGGGCCTGACTGGTCGACTCAACTCAACTTCCACCTCCCTCGTTCCCGCCCTTTATCGGCGTATGACAAGGATCATGCCGGATTTGGAAGGTGTCAAGATCAGCCGATCCTGGACCGGATTCTGTGCTGGCACGTTTGATTTTATGCCGCATATGGGAATACATGACGGTATCCACTATGCGCTTGGCTACAACTTTGCCGGTGTGCCCCTCGGCACGCATTTCGGGCGCAAACTAGCCTCCCGCATCCTGGGAAAGGGCGGCGGAAGTTCTGCTTTCGACATTGAAAAATTTCCGACACTGCCACTTTTCAACGGAACAGGGTTGGTCGCACCCCTCGCGATGCAGTATTTCAACCTTCACGACCGATGGATAACCAAGGGGAAATGA
- a CDS encoding NAD(P)/FAD-dependent oxidoreductase, whose protein sequence is MKHRIVIVGAGFAGLTVVQGLKGVDCDITVIDQRNHHLFQPLLYQVATSMLATSDIAWPIRSLLRDRKDVTTLLGKVDGVDRDAREVILRHGTRVPYDSLVIATGVRHAYFGKDHWEEYAPGLKTLEDATTIRRRLLLAFERAEMSENEAERDAQLTFAVIGAGPTGVELVGIIAELAHRILPGEFRRSDTRRAKVMLIEAGARILPAFGDKLSAYAKHALSRRGVEVRTGTPVTECTSDGIVLGEEFIPTHTVIWAAGVQASQAKDWLHAKADHAGRVIVNDDLTLPGDPSIFVLGDTAHVESDGQQVPGVAPAAKQQGSHTARTIRARLTGAEPPGRFRYRNMGNLATVGRNAAVIEYGRFQMKGWLAWWVWGIAHIYFLIGARSRLFVSLNWLWSFLSGQNSARLITQKEHSPSSGQSIEDDGFARRDRD, encoded by the coding sequence ATGAAACATCGCATCGTCATTGTCGGAGCGGGATTCGCCGGCTTGACGGTTGTGCAGGGCCTGAAGGGTGTTGATTGCGACATTACCGTGATCGACCAGCGCAATCATCATCTGTTTCAACCGCTGCTTTACCAGGTTGCGACAAGCATGCTCGCCACCTCCGACATCGCCTGGCCGATCCGGTCGCTGCTACGGGATCGAAAGGATGTGACGACCTTGCTGGGCAAGGTGGATGGTGTTGACCGTGATGCCCGCGAAGTAATTCTGCGTCACGGTACCCGGGTTCCCTATGACAGCTTGGTCATCGCAACTGGTGTGCGCCACGCATATTTCGGCAAGGATCACTGGGAAGAGTATGCACCAGGGCTGAAGACACTTGAGGACGCGACAACCATCCGGCGCAGGCTTCTTCTGGCGTTCGAGCGCGCGGAAATGAGCGAGAATGAAGCGGAACGCGACGCACAGTTGACCTTTGCGGTTATCGGAGCGGGGCCGACGGGCGTCGAACTGGTCGGGATAATCGCCGAATTGGCCCATCGCATCCTTCCCGGTGAATTCCGCCGCAGCGACACGCGTCGTGCAAAGGTGATGTTGATTGAAGCGGGGGCACGCATTCTCCCGGCCTTCGGCGACAAGTTGTCGGCCTACGCGAAGCATGCGCTCTCGCGGAGGGGCGTTGAGGTCAGGACGGGCACGCCGGTGACTGAATGCACAAGCGATGGAATCGTACTCGGAGAGGAATTCATACCAACGCATACGGTGATCTGGGCAGCTGGTGTCCAGGCGTCACAGGCCAAGGACTGGTTGCATGCGAAGGCAGATCATGCTGGCCGTGTGATCGTGAATGACGACCTGACACTGCCTGGTGATCCCTCGATTTTCGTGCTGGGTGATACTGCGCATGTCGAAAGCGACGGTCAGCAGGTTCCCGGCGTCGCTCCCGCAGCCAAGCAACAAGGCAGCCATACCGCCCGTACAATCCGTGCGCGGCTGACAGGCGCGGAGCCACCTGGTCGTTTTCGATATCGCAACATGGGAAATCTTGCCACCGTCGGACGGAATGCAGCAGTGATCGAATACGGCCGCTTTCAGATGAAAGGGTGGCTTGCGTGGTGGGTTTGGGGAATTGCTCATATCTATTTTCTGATCGGAGCGCGGTCGCGTTTGTTCGTGTCCCTGAATTGGCTCTGGAGTTTCCTGTCGGGACAAAATTCCGCACGGCTGATCACCCAAAAGGAGCACAGTCCATCATCCGGCCAATCCATCGAGGACGATGGCTTCGCGAGACGAGACCGAGATTGA
- a CDS encoding ABC transporter permease, with translation MTLTVLPESPMPQAKKAESNRRMAMIRRKLGAVLPAVPLIVFLAMFLVVPLAIIIKTAIQDREIVAALPATVEHLATSGSDDQAFALLVDDLIIAKKSGLLRPLARRMEYGVEGGSTAVMDVARIAGDDLIAKQPGQIRQAVIESNSAWGESGVWNAINAGSRSYSLFYLKWALGLDVKHRADGQFTSEISYNFPAIYLRTIVISVAVTALTVLIGYPMAYVVSTSSGFVGKILIFLVLLPFWTSLLVRTMSWIVVLQRNGVMNDLLMTSGLISEPAPLLYTRFATVLAMVQIQLPFTVLPMISVMRVIPPSHVRAARSMGASPLAAHFSVFMPQAVPGIAAGALLTFVLCLGFYLTPALVGGPGDQMVSFFIARFTNEQLNWGLASALSLVLIGGATVIALPLSRYISTHSSGRF, from the coding sequence ATGACACTGACCGTCCTTCCTGAATCGCCGATGCCCCAGGCAAAAAAAGCCGAATCGAATCGTCGCATGGCCATGATCCGGCGCAAGCTGGGCGCAGTTCTTCCTGCAGTGCCGTTGATAGTATTCTTGGCGATGTTTCTGGTGGTCCCGCTTGCGATCATCATCAAGACTGCCATTCAAGATCGGGAAATTGTTGCCGCCTTGCCTGCAACGGTTGAACATCTGGCCACCTCCGGATCGGACGACCAAGCATTTGCGTTGCTGGTCGACGATCTGATCATCGCAAAAAAATCGGGGCTTCTGCGGCCTTTGGCCCGAAGGATGGAATATGGAGTGGAGGGTGGATCGACTGCTGTCATGGACGTTGCGCGTATCGCTGGGGACGACCTGATAGCGAAGCAGCCTGGCCAGATCCGTCAAGCCGTGATCGAGAGCAATTCTGCATGGGGAGAGAGCGGTGTTTGGAATGCGATCAATGCCGGCTCACGTTCGTATTCGTTGTTTTACCTCAAGTGGGCCCTGGGTTTGGATGTGAAGCACCGTGCAGACGGGCAGTTCACTTCAGAGATAAGTTACAATTTTCCTGCAATTTATCTGCGCACCATTGTCATCAGCGTCGCCGTTACTGCCTTGACGGTTCTGATCGGCTACCCCATGGCCTACGTCGTCTCGACCTCTTCGGGATTTGTCGGAAAGATACTGATATTCCTTGTTCTTCTACCGTTTTGGACCTCGCTTCTTGTCCGCACAATGTCATGGATCGTGGTGCTTCAGAGGAATGGGGTAATGAACGATCTGCTCATGACAAGCGGCCTGATATCCGAACCCGCACCCCTACTCTATACCCGATTTGCTACGGTGTTAGCGATGGTGCAGATTCAGCTTCCCTTTACGGTTCTGCCTATGATCAGCGTAATGCGTGTCATCCCGCCAAGCCATGTTCGAGCTGCGCGCAGCATGGGAGCCTCACCTTTGGCGGCACATTTTTCGGTGTTTATGCCACAAGCAGTTCCAGGTATAGCCGCGGGCGCGCTCCTGACATTCGTCCTGTGCCTGGGTTTTTATCTCACGCCTGCGCTTGTGGGTGGTCCCGGCGATCAGATGGTGAGCTTCTTCATCGCGCGCTTTACGAATGAGCAGCTTAATTGGGGGCTTGCGTCGGCCTTGAGTCTTGTCCTGATAGGGGGTGCGACCGTCATCGCCCTTCCACTCTCTCGCTACATTTCCACGCATTCTTCAGGGAGGTTCTGA
- a CDS encoding ABC transporter substrate-binding protein: protein MKMKTALLSASAIALLTGPVFAQELTVVSWGGALQEAQTKAFMKPYAETTGTKIVQDTWSGELAKLRAMVDSGNVVWDAVDVDPQTGAIACEQGLLEPIGSEEVFQALDLVEGALLDCAVGTSTYATILAFKKDAFADGPKSLVDIFDTARFPGKRSFRKSPVDTLEAALLADGVAPTEIYSVLSTPEGVDRAFAKLDTIKDDIVWWEAGAQPAQLLMSGEVAMALAWNGRIADVNANENADLGIAWSNQIRGFDMWTIPVGAKNGDAARDFILTTLQPATNAEISKYIAYGPTVVAAADSIDAETLENLPSAPQNSEGALAQDGAFWAKNGDALNAKFSAWIAR from the coding sequence ATGAAAATGAAAACTGCACTGCTTTCGGCATCGGCTATTGCCCTTCTGACCGGCCCGGTCTTCGCTCAGGAGCTGACCGTCGTATCCTGGGGCGGAGCGCTGCAAGAGGCGCAGACGAAGGCGTTCATGAAACCCTACGCAGAAACCACGGGCACGAAGATCGTGCAAGACACCTGGAGCGGCGAACTGGCGAAATTGCGCGCCATGGTCGACAGCGGCAACGTGGTTTGGGACGCTGTGGACGTGGATCCGCAGACGGGCGCCATTGCCTGCGAACAGGGGCTGCTGGAGCCTATCGGCTCGGAAGAGGTTTTCCAAGCGTTGGATCTGGTCGAAGGAGCATTGTTGGATTGTGCCGTGGGCACCAGCACCTATGCGACGATCCTCGCCTTTAAAAAGGACGCCTTTGCTGACGGTCCCAAGAGTCTGGTGGACATTTTCGACACAGCCAGATTTCCAGGTAAGCGCTCCTTCCGAAAAAGCCCCGTAGATACTTTGGAGGCGGCGCTTCTGGCCGATGGTGTGGCCCCTACCGAGATCTATTCGGTTTTGTCAACGCCGGAGGGCGTGGACCGCGCTTTTGCCAAGCTCGACACCATCAAGGACGATATCGTCTGGTGGGAAGCCGGTGCGCAACCGGCCCAGTTGCTGATGTCCGGCGAGGTAGCAATGGCGCTGGCCTGGAACGGCCGGATCGCGGATGTGAACGCGAACGAAAATGCCGACTTGGGCATAGCCTGGTCAAATCAGATTCGTGGCTTCGACATGTGGACGATCCCGGTTGGTGCCAAGAATGGTGATGCGGCGCGCGATTTTATCCTGACCACCCTCCAGCCCGCAACCAACGCTGAAATATCCAAATATATCGCTTACGGTCCTACAGTTGTCGCAGCGGCCGATTCGATTGATGCCGAAACGCTGGAAAACTTGCCTTCGGCACCACAGAATAGCGAGGGCGCGCTGGCGCAGGACGGTGCGTTCTGGGCGAAGAACGGGGATGCATTGAACGCGAAATTCTCGGCCTGGATCGCCCGATAG
- a CDS encoding ABC transporter permease: MSTRRYADLPLSIRFPLYLFVGISLALLILPLAAALPISFNSAPWFTYPFPDLSLRWFKALFGSEIWIGALLNSVGIALATTFLATTLGTLASIGLVNSNFPLRRFVMALAISPMLMPVVVLGLALFIFYSSLGLNYTFMGVVIAHTLMATPFVVITVTATLTRFDFTLMRAAANLGAGKVAAFKDIMLPLIAPGVGAGAVFAFATSFDEVVIVLFIAGPGQRTLPKQMFTGLREQLDPTIIAAAVTMVLITSLLMLVALAVARKR; this comes from the coding sequence ATGTCGACCCGCCGCTATGCAGACTTGCCTCTGTCGATTCGTTTCCCGCTCTATCTCTTCGTCGGCATTTCGCTTGCGCTCCTTATACTGCCGCTTGCGGCGGCCTTGCCGATTTCATTCAATTCGGCGCCTTGGTTTACGTACCCGTTTCCGGACCTGTCGCTGCGCTGGTTCAAGGCGCTCTTCGGTTCGGAGATATGGATTGGCGCGCTGTTAAATAGCGTAGGGATCGCGCTTGCCACGACATTCCTGGCCACGACGCTGGGGACGCTAGCCTCGATCGGCCTGGTCAATTCCAACTTTCCTCTGCGACGGTTCGTGATGGCGCTAGCCATTTCGCCGATGCTGATGCCCGTAGTGGTTTTGGGCCTGGCCCTGTTTATCTTCTATTCCTCGCTCGGGCTGAACTATACCTTCATGGGGGTCGTAATTGCACACACTCTCATGGCGACGCCTTTTGTCGTTATTACTGTCACCGCGACGCTGACCCGCTTCGACTTCACGTTGATGCGGGCAGCCGCAAATCTCGGTGCAGGAAAGGTAGCAGCCTTTAAGGATATCATGCTGCCTCTAATTGCTCCTGGCGTTGGTGCGGGTGCGGTCTTTGCCTTTGCAACCTCATTTGACGAAGTGGTGATAGTGCTTTTCATCGCCGGCCCTGGACAGCGAACCCTGCCCAAACAGATGTTTACGGGTCTGCGAGAGCAACTGGATCCGACGATCATCGCAGCTGCGGTCACCATGGTCCTGATTACCAGTCTCTTGATGCTCGTAGCCTTGGCTGTCGCAAGGAAAAGGTGA
- a CDS encoding IclR family transcriptional regulator, with translation MKHQSGELGRVAEKPLERYVRALEVISGFPEGISPTAIAEMLNLPKATAYRLIRSLAEVGLVEMTAPPSASCRLGARLERLLFAGASDGWLRIVARPILSELTEQTGEACFMARFGGEKVRSVEMVAPDNHLRAYIVPGQEITPHTGASAKAILAFQPKEVREAALSGDLPRFTAQTKTDRKELLSELAEVRKAGIALCIGEDVDGFAGIAVPIIVPGFDVQLSICVTGTISALTERKRSLIETELKNSASRLVNLLEHRASLPLQS, from the coding sequence GTGAAGCACCAATCCGGCGAGCTGGGGAGGGTGGCCGAGAAGCCACTGGAACGATATGTCCGTGCCCTGGAAGTCATCTCCGGCTTTCCCGAAGGCATCTCGCCTACGGCCATCGCAGAGATGCTCAACCTCCCGAAGGCCACCGCGTATCGGTTGATTCGGAGCCTGGCAGAAGTTGGTCTTGTCGAGATGACTGCGCCGCCTTCGGCCTCCTGTCGGCTGGGCGCGCGGCTGGAGCGTTTACTCTTTGCTGGGGCAAGTGACGGATGGCTGCGGATAGTCGCTCGACCGATCTTGTCTGAGCTGACCGAACAGACGGGCGAAGCCTGCTTCATGGCGCGCTTTGGAGGGGAAAAGGTAAGGAGCGTCGAAATGGTGGCCCCGGACAACCACCTTCGCGCTTATATTGTTCCAGGACAGGAGATTACGCCTCATACCGGAGCATCCGCAAAAGCGATATTGGCATTCCAGCCCAAGGAAGTAAGGGAGGCCGCTCTATCGGGCGATCTGCCGCGTTTCACTGCTCAGACAAAAACGGACCGAAAGGAATTGTTATCCGAACTCGCAGAAGTGCGGAAAGCTGGTATAGCTTTGTGCATTGGTGAGGATGTGGACGGATTCGCTGGAATTGCCGTTCCCATCATCGTTCCGGGTTTTGACGTGCAGCTCAGTATCTGTGTCACCGGGACAATCAGCGCCCTGACAGAACGAAAGAGGTCTCTGATTGAGACTGAATTGAAGAACTCTGCGAGCCGCCTTGTAAATTTACTCGAGCATCGAGCGAGCCTCCCGCTTCAGAGCTGA
- a CDS encoding ABC transporter ATP-binding protein, which translates to MLDVTPGGHGHVVLSAITKSYDGRHLVVRDLNLSIRKGEFLTLLGPSGSGKTTTLMMLAGFEYPTSGEIRIDGAPVHAMPPEKRNIGMVFQNYALFPHMTVAENIGYGLKVRRVSKTEIDRRVRAVLETVHLAELADRRPGMLSGGQQQRVALARALVFEPSIVLMDEPLGALDKKLREHLQFEIRQIAQRFNLTVIYVTHDQYEALTMSDRIAIFNDGQVQQLGSAEEIYARPVNRFVAEFVGDNNCLRGRVTAVQDERASLKLENGTIIYARTTEHVRPGSMSTSVIRPEALRMSDQPFEGAMEAIVSDSIFCGDQTRTVVELAGKESLVVKSAAHSEAIHPIKGQTVHVGWAWEDAWALDA; encoded by the coding sequence ATGCTCGACGTCACGCCGGGCGGCCACGGACACGTGGTGCTGTCCGCTATCACGAAAAGCTACGATGGCCGCCACCTCGTTGTGCGCGATTTGAACCTTTCGATCCGCAAGGGCGAATTTCTGACCTTGCTGGGTCCATCCGGATCAGGCAAAACAACGACGTTGATGATGCTGGCCGGATTCGAATATCCGACGTCCGGAGAAATTCGCATCGACGGCGCGCCTGTTCATGCCATGCCACCCGAGAAGCGAAACATCGGCATGGTTTTCCAGAACTATGCGCTGTTTCCACATATGACCGTGGCCGAAAACATAGGCTACGGTTTGAAGGTCCGGCGCGTTTCCAAAACCGAGATCGATCGCAGGGTTCGAGCGGTTCTTGAAACTGTCCATCTTGCGGAACTGGCGGATCGCCGACCCGGGATGCTTTCTGGAGGTCAGCAACAGCGTGTAGCGCTTGCGCGGGCACTGGTATTCGAGCCGAGTATCGTTCTGATGGATGAGCCGCTGGGAGCGTTGGATAAAAAGCTGCGAGAACATCTGCAGTTCGAGATCCGCCAGATCGCACAGCGCTTCAACTTGACGGTGATCTACGTCACCCATGACCAGTATGAGGCGCTCACCATGTCGGACCGGATCGCCATTTTCAACGATGGCCAGGTTCAGCAACTCGGTTCAGCCGAGGAGATTTACGCACGTCCAGTGAACCGTTTCGTCGCGGAATTCGTAGGGGACAACAATTGCCTGCGCGGTCGCGTAACCGCAGTTCAGGACGAACGCGCATCGCTTAAACTCGAGAACGGCACGATCATTTACGCCCGCACGACGGAACATGTCAGACCGGGTTCCATGTCCACCTCTGTTATCCGACCTGAGGCCTTGCGGATGTCGGACCAGCCCTTTGAGGGCGCAATGGAGGCGATTGTGTCAGATTCGATCTTCTGCGGCGATCAGACCCGCACGGTTGTGGAACTGGCTGGGAAGGAAAGCCTCGTGGTGAAAAGCGCTGCCCATTCGGAGGCAATTCACCCGATCAAGGGTCAAACGGTCCATGTGGGCTGGGCTTGGGAAGACGCCTGGGCACTGGACGCCTGA
- a CDS encoding aldehyde dehydrogenase gives MTVNQSKWHDAAKAHRFVGKSLIGGKLVDAQSGKTFGTINPATGQVLTEVASLDVADVDAAVRSARAAFESGSWSRRAPAERKKILQRFAELMHEHAEELALLETLDMGKPISDALSVDVPGSANTISWYAEAVDKLYDEIAPTPDNVLAMITREPLGVVAAVVPWNFPLLMASWKLGPALAAGNSVILKPAEQSPLSAVRLGQLALEAGIPEGVLNVVTGFGETAGKALGLHMDVDAVTFTGSTQVGKFFLGYSAQSNMKRIALECGGKTPHIVMADCGNLDEAATAAAFGIFFNQGEVCNAGSRLLVQESIKDEFIEKVIAVGKTLEPGDPLDPSIKLGAIVTEEQMNRVLGYIGIGKEEGARLIAGGQRVRTESGGYFVEPTVFDDVKNDMRIAQEEIFGPVLATITFKDPEDAVRIANDSIYGLAAAVWTDNINTALNTARRLRAGSVWVNNFDESNVTVPFGGYKQSGIGRDKSLHAIEKYTELKTTWIKLR, from the coding sequence ATGACGGTCAATCAATCAAAATGGCACGATGCGGCCAAGGCGCATCGGTTCGTTGGTAAATCTTTGATCGGCGGAAAGCTGGTTGATGCGCAATCGGGTAAGACTTTCGGCACCATCAATCCGGCGACCGGCCAAGTTCTTACCGAAGTGGCGTCTCTGGACGTCGCCGACGTGGACGCAGCGGTTCGGTCGGCGCGGGCCGCTTTCGAAAGTGGAAGCTGGTCGCGTCGCGCACCTGCCGAACGCAAGAAGATCCTGCAACGCTTTGCTGAATTGATGCACGAGCACGCGGAAGAACTGGCGCTTCTCGAGACGCTGGACATGGGCAAACCAATTTCCGATGCTCTGTCGGTGGACGTGCCTGGGTCGGCAAATACCATTTCCTGGTATGCCGAGGCAGTGGACAAGCTCTATGACGAGATTGCCCCGACGCCTGACAATGTGCTCGCAATGATCACGCGCGAGCCGCTTGGTGTCGTTGCTGCGGTGGTGCCCTGGAACTTCCCGCTTCTCATGGCGTCGTGGAAGCTGGGCCCAGCACTGGCGGCTGGGAACTCGGTTATCCTGAAACCAGCCGAACAGTCGCCGCTTTCTGCTGTTCGCCTAGGTCAACTTGCGCTGGAAGCGGGCATCCCCGAAGGCGTGTTAAATGTGGTGACCGGGTTCGGCGAAACAGCGGGCAAAGCGCTTGGACTGCATATGGACGTGGATGCGGTGACCTTCACCGGCTCGACGCAGGTGGGCAAATTCTTCCTCGGCTATTCCGCGCAATCCAATATGAAACGCATCGCGCTGGAATGCGGGGGTAAGACGCCGCATATCGTCATGGCCGATTGCGGCAATTTGGACGAGGCTGCGACGGCGGCCGCCTTTGGGATCTTCTTCAACCAGGGCGAGGTCTGCAATGCCGGATCGCGCCTTCTGGTGCAGGAGAGCATCAAGGACGAATTCATCGAAAAAGTCATTGCGGTAGGCAAGACACTCGAACCCGGCGACCCGTTGGATCCATCGATTAAGTTGGGCGCCATCGTCACCGAAGAACAGATGAATCGCGTTCTTGGCTATATCGGCATCGGAAAGGAAGAAGGCGCCAGACTGATCGCTGGAGGACAGCGTGTCCGTACGGAAAGCGGCGGTTACTTCGTTGAACCGACTGTGTTCGATGATGTTAAAAACGACATGCGCATCGCGCAGGAGGAAATTTTCGGTCCTGTCCTTGCCACGATCACCTTCAAGGACCCCGAGGATGCTGTGCGGATCGCCAATGATTCGATCTACGGCCTTGCGGCAGCGGTCTGGACCGACAACATCAACACCGCGCTGAACACCGCGCGCCGGCTGCGGGCGGGCTCGGTCTGGGTTAACAACTTCGATGAAAGCAACGTCACCGTGCCTTTCGGGGGCTACAAGCAGTCGGGCATCGGCCGGGACAAATCGTTGCACGCAATCGAGAAATACACCGAACTGAAGACCACCTGGATCAAGCTGCGCTGA
- a CDS encoding GntR family transcriptional regulator has product MASTKSDIAYEAIKTKILEGELAPGCDISEETLEREMSLSRTPIREACQRLSKEGFVQIYPSKGMIVADITTDLIRDIYEMRLLNEPFIVVQACRLNTGREWLEEIREQLLSPELDQPEAHQRRHYIALDRALHDGFLRNSRNRFLLSTMQMVLDHNHRIRIKVSRPYSPDDRSITEHLDIIDAFFARDEKRLEASVRSHIEASRKITFDYFL; this is encoded by the coding sequence ATGGCCAGCACGAAGAGTGATATCGCTTACGAGGCGATCAAGACAAAAATCCTGGAAGGGGAGCTCGCCCCTGGATGTGATATCTCTGAAGAGACATTGGAAAGGGAGATGAGCCTGAGCCGGACACCAATCCGCGAGGCCTGTCAGCGCCTCTCCAAGGAGGGCTTTGTGCAGATTTATCCCAGTAAGGGGATGATCGTTGCGGATATCACAACGGATCTGATCCGCGATATTTACGAGATGCGGCTGCTCAACGAGCCATTCATTGTGGTGCAGGCGTGTCGGCTTAATACCGGGCGGGAATGGCTGGAAGAGATTCGTGAGCAGTTGCTGTCACCGGAACTCGACCAACCGGAAGCCCACCAGCGTCGCCACTACATTGCATTGGACCGGGCTCTCCACGATGGGTTTCTTAGAAACTCCAGGAACCGTTTTCTGCTGTCGACCATGCAGATGGTGTTGGACCACAACCACCGCATCCGCATCAAGGTGTCACGACCCTATAGCCCGGATGATCGGTCGATCACCGAGCATCTCGATATCATTGATGCATTTTTCGCGCGCGATGAGAAGCGGCTGGAAGCAAGCGTTCGCAGCCATATCGAAGCGTCGCGCAAAATCACTTTCGATTATTTCCTCTAA